Proteins from one Gimesia maris genomic window:
- a CDS encoding PSP1 domain-containing protein yields MNIEASGYIVRYGSTRLIGEFTSKGLPELPRNAAVIIKSDRGHEWGEVLSPATERVKSFMKDASVAGRIIRLVTDDDYRQRDQNRHEERNEFLGCQELVNEHKLQMQLVDVEHLFGGERVVFYYLAEKRVDFRELVKALARKYRSRIEMRQIGVRDEAKLLADYGDCGKTVCCGTHLTEMPPVSMKMAKLQKTSLDPNKLSGRCGRLKCCLRYEYETYKSYKKELPPVGSTIITSKGEAKVTNQEILSECVQVIYPDMKRTIVHKKDILEVIKKKRGENPAKQ; encoded by the coding sequence ATGAATATTGAAGCTTCCGGATATATCGTACGCTACGGTTCCACCCGACTCATTGGAGAATTTACCAGCAAAGGTCTGCCCGAACTACCACGTAATGCGGCTGTAATCATCAAAAGCGACCGGGGGCATGAATGGGGAGAAGTCCTGTCGCCTGCAACAGAACGCGTTAAATCATTTATGAAGGACGCTTCGGTAGCCGGACGAATTATCCGCCTGGTGACCGATGATGACTATCGCCAGCGGGACCAGAACCGCCATGAAGAACGCAATGAATTTCTGGGATGCCAGGAACTGGTAAACGAACACAAACTGCAAATGCAGCTGGTTGACGTCGAGCACCTGTTCGGTGGTGAGCGGGTCGTCTTCTACTATCTGGCAGAAAAACGCGTTGACTTTCGCGAGCTGGTGAAAGCGCTGGCAAGAAAATATCGTTCACGAATCGAAATGCGCCAGATTGGAGTGCGCGATGAAGCGAAGCTGCTGGCGGATTATGGTGATTGCGGGAAAACGGTCTGCTGCGGAACCCATCTGACGGAAATGCCTCCCGTCTCCATGAAGATGGCAAAACTGCAGAAAACGTCACTGGATCCCAATAAGCTCTCAGGGCGATGTGGACGCCTGAAATGTTGCCTGCGTTATGAATACGAAACCTATAAAAGCTATAAGAAGGAACTGCCTCCTGTCGGCTCGACGATTATTACCAGCAAGGGAGAAGCGAAAGTCACGAACCAGGAAATCCTTTCCGAGTGTGTACAAGTCATCTACCCTGACATGAAAAGAACGATCGTACACAAAAAAGACATTCTGGAAGTGATCAAAAAGAAACGCGGGGAAAACCCTGCCAAGCAGTAA
- a CDS encoding Minf_1886 family protein, translating to MTSATNLSRPKLQFHPNAYDFIFEALQQAQEIFSRQATQEDEQEEAHVSGQELLEGVRELALKQFGLMTLTVFKQWGVQSTRDFGKMVFEMIEHGRMRKTEHDRLEDFVDIYDFEQVFDVAYVIDTSQVFNQTPAKNV from the coding sequence ATGACATCTGCCACAAATCTTTCCCGCCCCAAGTTGCAATTTCATCCCAATGCCTACGACTTTATTTTTGAAGCACTCCAGCAGGCTCAGGAAATCTTCTCACGTCAGGCAACGCAGGAAGACGAACAGGAAGAAGCACATGTCTCCGGACAGGAACTGCTGGAAGGTGTGCGAGAACTCGCCTTAAAACAATTCGGCTTAATGACACTCACGGTTTTCAAACAATGGGGTGTTCAATCCACCAGAGACTTCGGCAAGATGGTGTTTGAGATGATTGAACATGGCCGGATGCGAAAAACAGAGCACGACCGCCTGGAAGACTTTGTTGACATCTATGATTTCGAACAGGTCTTTGATGTTGCGTATGTCATCGACACAAGCCAGGTTTTCAATCAGACTCCTGCCAAAAACGTCTGA
- the lipA gene encoding lipoyl synthase: MSTLNILTDTTPEPRQRLPKWLKRPLPEPGMAFTSNVIDDLKLVTVCESAKCPNRTECWSHKTATLMILGNVCTRPCGFCSIAKGKTETVQLDEPERVAEAAVRLGLEHVVITSVTRDDLPDGGAEHFYNCILAIRARMDADIEVLTPDFRGDRKAIQRVIEAHPDVFNHNTETVPRLYHRVRRNAVYQRTLDLLLQVKETDPTIVTKSGIMLGLGETREEVLEVCADLRAVGCDMITIGQYLQPTPQNLPVERFLPPEEFDEVGDQVRAMGFKLVASGPFVRSSYNAGEMASVLGKDS, translated from the coding sequence ATGTCCACCCTTAATATTCTGACAGACACCACCCCGGAACCCCGACAGCGACTTCCCAAATGGCTGAAGCGGCCTTTGCCCGAACCAGGGATGGCATTCACCAGTAATGTGATCGACGACTTGAAACTGGTCACGGTCTGCGAAAGCGCCAAGTGCCCGAACCGAACCGAGTGCTGGTCACACAAGACCGCGACACTGATGATCCTGGGAAATGTCTGTACGCGGCCTTGCGGATTCTGTTCGATCGCTAAAGGGAAAACAGAAACCGTGCAGTTGGATGAACCGGAACGAGTGGCAGAAGCGGCAGTGCGACTCGGACTGGAGCATGTTGTGATTACCTCGGTCACCCGTGATGACCTGCCCGACGGGGGAGCAGAGCATTTTTACAACTGCATCCTGGCAATCCGCGCACGGATGGACGCTGACATCGAAGTTCTCACCCCCGACTTTCGCGGCGATCGCAAAGCTATCCAGCGCGTGATAGAAGCTCACCCGGATGTCTTCAACCACAATACGGAAACGGTGCCTCGCCTTTATCACCGCGTGCGACGTAACGCCGTTTATCAACGAACACTGGACCTGCTGCTTCAGGTCAAGGAAACAGATCCGACAATTGTTACCAAAAGTGGAATCATGCTCGGACTGGGCGAAACCCGGGAAGAAGTGCTGGAAGTCTGCGCGGATCTGCGGGCCGTCGGATGTGACATGATTACCATCGGCCAGTACCTGCAGCCGACACCTCAGAATCTGCCTGTAGAACGCTTCCTGCCACCTGAAGAATTTGACGAAGTCGGAGACCAGGTCCGGGCCATGGGCTTCAAACTGGTCGCCAGCGGTCCTTTTGTACGTTCCAGTTATAATGCCGGCGAGATGGCATCTGTCCTGGGAAAAGATTCCTGA
- the holB gene encoding DNA polymerase III subunit delta': MSTTTDSIRGHHPILEMLDRALSRSRLPHALLFSGAAGIGKKRVALHLAQCLFCLQTPADELSCCRTCDSCKQMAAGTHPDLISIECPPDKNILPLSLIIGDDDHRGREGVCYEMSLRPMVGDRRIAIIDDADKMNAESANALLKTLEEPSANYLMILIASELDAILPTIRSRCQLIRFNRLTQEDVAALLIDQQLVESEDQAIEIARLSAGSLNIARQLLDENLQSLRGNITRLLSRHPFQPQAFSESVIQAIDDVGGNTAAQRKTALWVIKFCADFYHQSLQCAAAYQAAPTAGNVESFVAGLPGETEDRIETIGNLLSRMLQTEEQINQNVTLPLCIESLSQDLREIQTK, translated from the coding sequence ATGAGCACGACAACCGACTCCATTCGAGGCCACCACCCCATTCTGGAAATGCTGGATCGTGCGCTGTCACGCAGCCGCCTGCCTCATGCGCTCCTGTTCTCAGGCGCAGCTGGTATCGGTAAGAAGCGGGTCGCACTACATCTGGCCCAATGCCTGTTTTGTCTTCAAACTCCCGCGGACGAGTTAAGCTGCTGTCGGACCTGCGACTCCTGCAAACAGATGGCAGCGGGAACACACCCCGATCTGATTTCGATAGAATGCCCCCCCGACAAAAACATTCTGCCTCTCAGCCTGATCATTGGCGATGATGATCATCGAGGTCGGGAAGGCGTCTGTTATGAAATGTCGCTGCGTCCCATGGTGGGTGACCGCCGGATTGCCATCATTGACGATGCGGACAAAATGAATGCTGAAAGTGCCAATGCACTGCTGAAGACACTGGAAGAACCCTCTGCGAACTATTTAATGATTCTGATTGCGAGTGAACTGGATGCCATTCTGCCTACGATCCGTTCCCGCTGTCAGCTGATCCGATTCAACCGGTTGACCCAGGAAGACGTTGCCGCTCTGTTAATAGATCAGCAACTCGTAGAGTCCGAGGACCAGGCAATAGAGATCGCGCGTCTGTCTGCAGGTTCCCTGAATATTGCGAGGCAGCTTCTGGATGAAAATCTTCAGTCTCTGCGGGGCAATATCACCAGACTGCTCAGTCGACATCCGTTTCAACCGCAGGCATTTTCCGAATCCGTGATTCAGGCTATCGATGACGTGGGAGGCAATACAGCCGCACAGAGAAAAACAGCATTGTGGGTCATCAAATTCTGTGCCGATTTCTACCATCAGTCTTTACAGTGCGCCGCCGCTTACCAGGCTGCTCCAACTGCCGGTAATGTGGAATCATTTGTTGCCGGTTTGCCTGGTGAAACGGAAGACCGGATTGAAACGATTGGAAATCTGTTGAGCCGGATGCTGCAGACAGAGGAGCAGATCAATCAGAATGTAACGCTGCCTTTATGCATCGAGAGCTTAAGCCAGGATCTGCGGGAAATCCAGACGAAATAA
- a CDS encoding lipoyl domain-containing protein has product MATPILVPPVYSSPQPLKVSLWLTHAGESVATGDRVVELLIPGVTFDVEAPCAGTIISCECQPGMEVTTGMILGWIEPLDSETESDWNTED; this is encoded by the coding sequence ATGGCGACACCGATCCTTGTTCCTCCGGTCTACAGTTCTCCTCAGCCGCTCAAAGTCAGTCTGTGGCTGACACATGCAGGGGAATCTGTCGCCACCGGTGATCGAGTGGTCGAACTGCTGATTCCCGGCGTTACCTTTGACGTCGAAGCCCCCTGTGCCGGCACGATTATTTCTTGTGAATGTCAGCCCGGAATGGAAGTCACAACGGGTATGATCCTGGGCTGGATTGAGCCACTGGATTCTGAAACCGAATCGGACTGGAACACGGAAGACTGA
- the argS gene encoding arginine--tRNA ligase, with protein sequence MNILAEIRSRFEPVLTEWTDDPSSVIEMLKASQDAKFGDYQANFAMPLAARIPDLKPRDLATQIVEKVDLSDFCEPLEVAGPGFINIKLKQEWLNTQTQNLVADERLGVVPAESPQKVVVDFSAPNVAKPMHVGHLRSTVIGDANYRVLKFLGHDVVGDNHIGDWGTQFGMIIFGYKHFLNEAAFEEAPVTELARLYRLVNQLSDYHATKKTLPQRENDIEQLEAKLKTLESSADQTDKKIQKQEKKLKSDIAERKSDVRSMQEKLTELEQNEDLHSKAVAFPDIARQARDETANLHAGDAENLALWNQFLPACLEAIQNVYDRLDIHFDMALGESYYHPMLADVVESLKQKGLAKESQGAICVFIDGFKAPFIVQKQDGAFTYATTDLATIKYRAEELKADRVLYVVDSRQSEHFQLLFATVNEWGFQNLELQHVSFGSVLGKDGKPLKTRAGDNVGLESLLDESIQRAYAIIAENDDAKPEGSELSEERRQEIAEIIGLGGIKYADLKHNRDSDYMFDWDKMLANRGDTATYMQYAYARVCGIFRKGEIDRVTLRENQSALKLQDETERALALQINRYSETLESVAIEARPNYLTNYLFELSNLFSTFYNQCPVLKAEEEQVKSSRLLLCDLTARVIDHGLSLLGIRTCERM encoded by the coding sequence ATGAATATTCTCGCAGAAATCAGAAGTCGATTTGAACCGGTCCTGACTGAATGGACAGATGATCCCTCTTCGGTGATCGAAATGCTGAAAGCATCGCAGGATGCAAAGTTTGGTGACTACCAGGCGAATTTCGCCATGCCCCTGGCAGCCAGAATCCCCGATTTGAAACCACGCGACCTGGCAACACAGATCGTGGAAAAAGTCGATCTGTCCGATTTCTGCGAACCCCTGGAAGTCGCGGGCCCCGGCTTTATTAATATCAAACTCAAGCAGGAATGGTTGAACACTCAGACACAAAATCTGGTGGCAGACGAACGTCTGGGGGTTGTCCCTGCAGAATCGCCACAAAAGGTGGTCGTTGACTTTTCTGCCCCGAATGTCGCCAAGCCCATGCATGTGGGACATTTAAGAAGTACCGTGATCGGCGATGCCAATTATCGCGTCCTGAAATTCCTGGGACACGATGTGGTCGGCGACAATCATATCGGCGACTGGGGAACCCAGTTTGGTATGATTATTTTCGGGTACAAGCATTTCCTGAACGAAGCCGCTTTTGAGGAAGCCCCGGTTACCGAACTGGCGCGACTGTATCGGCTCGTGAACCAACTCTCAGATTACCATGCGACCAAAAAGACTCTGCCTCAGCGGGAAAACGACATTGAGCAACTGGAAGCGAAACTGAAAACGCTCGAAAGTTCCGCCGACCAGACGGATAAAAAAATCCAGAAGCAAGAGAAGAAGCTGAAGTCTGATATCGCAGAACGAAAATCTGATGTCAGATCAATGCAGGAAAAGCTGACGGAACTGGAACAGAACGAAGATCTGCACAGCAAAGCCGTCGCATTCCCTGATATCGCGCGACAGGCACGAGATGAAACAGCCAATCTGCATGCCGGAGATGCTGAAAATCTTGCACTCTGGAATCAGTTCCTACCCGCCTGCCTGGAAGCGATCCAGAACGTCTATGATCGACTCGATATTCACTTTGATATGGCACTGGGGGAAAGTTATTATCACCCCATGCTGGCAGACGTCGTCGAAAGCCTGAAACAGAAGGGTCTCGCCAAAGAGAGCCAGGGCGCAATCTGCGTCTTTATCGATGGTTTCAAAGCCCCCTTCATCGTTCAGAAACAGGATGGTGCATTTACCTATGCGACTACGGACCTCGCCACGATTAAATATCGTGCAGAGGAACTGAAGGCAGACCGTGTGCTCTATGTTGTCGACTCGCGACAAAGCGAACATTTTCAACTCCTGTTTGCCACCGTGAACGAATGGGGATTCCAGAACCTGGAACTGCAGCATGTCAGCTTTGGCTCGGTCCTGGGTAAAGATGGAAAGCCCCTGAAAACCCGCGCGGGAGACAATGTCGGCCTGGAAAGCCTGCTGGACGAATCGATCCAACGGGCTTATGCCATCATCGCAGAAAATGACGACGCCAAGCCCGAAGGTTCTGAACTGAGTGAAGAAAGACGCCAGGAGATTGCTGAAATCATCGGCCTGGGTGGCATCAAATACGCCGACCTGAAACACAACCGAGACAGCGACTACATGTTTGACTGGGATAAAATGCTGGCGAATCGCGGCGATACCGCAACCTACATGCAGTATGCCTATGCCCGCGTGTGCGGCATTTTTCGCAAAGGGGAAATAGACCGCGTAACGCTGCGGGAGAATCAGTCTGCCCTCAAACTACAGGATGAGACAGAACGGGCACTGGCGCTACAGATCAACCGCTATTCAGAAACCCTGGAGAGCGTCGCGATTGAAGCACGACCGAACTACCTGACCAACTACCTGTTCGAACTCTCGAACCTCTTCAGCACGTTTTACAACCAGTGCCCTGTGTTGAAAGCCGAAGAGGAACAAGTCAAATCCAGCCGACTCCTGCTCTGTGATTTAACGGCCCGGGTCATCGACCACGGCCTGTCCCTTCTGGGAATTCGAACCTGCGAGCGCATGTAA
- the rsfS gene encoding ribosome silencing factor gives MCAKTCEDFKGKDIVVLDVAKITPLFDYFIIATATNQRQSNAIAEEIRVLMKRESTRRRNIEGKDSEWILGDYGDIVLHIFTEEAREQYDLERLWADAKKVDWQSFRTDSH, from the coding sequence CTGTGTGCAAAAACCTGCGAGGACTTCAAAGGCAAAGACATCGTTGTACTGGATGTCGCTAAAATTACACCTTTGTTTGACTACTTCATTATTGCAACCGCCACCAACCAGAGGCAGAGCAACGCGATTGCAGAGGAAATTCGCGTTCTGATGAAACGCGAGAGCACGCGCCGTCGTAACATTGAGGGTAAAGACAGTGAATGGATTCTGGGAGATTATGGGGACATTGTCCTGCATATTTTCACAGAAGAAGCCCGGGAACAGTATGACCTCGAACGCCTCTGGGCTGACGCCAAAAAAGTGGACTGGCAGTCTTTCCGCACGGATTCCCACTGA
- a CDS encoding lipoyl(octanoyl) transferase LipB — translation MSLTVIEQQIDYPEPVDRIMNLPDPDMNQTTPRHTSIKVYMLGCVDFDSLLALQERALQEIRQQDTDQATLFVCEHPPIITVGREGSHAQLADSSQEFKASQLDVRWVNRGGGALLHAPGQLAVYPLLPLRQIGLGMDDFQNGLVQSLLQMSAELGIEAERHPDSADIFGRCGQFAFLGAAIKSWISYYGLYINVSPDMKLQRLIDANQHDHRLTSLSATLTREASMSSVRESIVRNLVQQFGYQRTHIFTRHPLLQRVKKKVYVHP, via the coding sequence GTGTCGCTGACCGTTATCGAACAGCAGATTGATTACCCTGAACCTGTAGACAGGATCATGAATTTACCTGACCCTGATATGAACCAGACAACTCCCCGCCATACATCAATTAAGGTCTATATGCTGGGCTGTGTCGACTTCGACTCGCTTCTCGCGCTTCAGGAACGGGCTCTGCAGGAAATCAGACAACAGGATACTGATCAGGCGACTCTGTTTGTGTGTGAGCATCCCCCCATCATTACAGTAGGCCGGGAAGGCAGTCATGCGCAGCTGGCCGATTCCAGCCAGGAATTCAAGGCCAGCCAACTGGATGTCCGCTGGGTGAACCGGGGGGGAGGGGCCTTATTACATGCCCCCGGACAGTTAGCCGTGTATCCCCTGCTCCCTTTAAGACAGATCGGCCTGGGGATGGATGACTTTCAGAACGGTTTAGTACAGTCCCTGTTGCAAATGTCTGCGGAACTGGGAATTGAAGCCGAGCGGCATCCCGATTCCGCAGATATTTTCGGCCGTTGTGGCCAGTTTGCCTTTCTGGGGGCTGCGATCAAATCCTGGATTTCTTACTATGGTTTGTATATTAATGTCTCACCCGATATGAAATTACAGCGGCTGATCGATGCCAATCAGCATGACCATCGTCTGACCTCACTTTCTGCGACACTCACGCGGGAAGCCAGTATGAGTTCAGTCCGCGAAAGCATCGTCAGGAATCTGGTTCAACAGTTTGGTTACCAACGGACCCATATATTCACACGACACCCCTTACTGCAAAGAGTGAAGAAAAAAGTTTATGTCCACCCTTAA
- a CDS encoding sodium-translocating pyrophosphatase, whose amino-acid sequence MAAEASTDLAIEAENSTVVISWCIAIAGAMFALFTAFRFFCWMVNQSEGDPTMRKIAEHVREGARAYLDRQFKVVTVFFAIVCALLAFMAFGLKTQSHWVPFAFLTGGFFSALAGWFGMRTATLASARTAHAAKESLNSGLQVAFRSGAVMGLVVVGLGLLDITLWFGVLHWVVKMPLAEITVTMLCFGMGASSQALFARVGGGIFTKAADVGADLVGKVEAGIPEDDPRNPATIADNVGDNVGDVAGMGADLYESYCGSILASGALGVAAYHGYPKMQMMCLLLPMCLAGVGIFLSVTGIFMVRTEEGASQKNLLKALAKGIDTSAFGVIVAALALVWIMLVIPSQSSGIPADSPLLVGNRLFGVFGAIVCGLVSGWLIGKWTEYSTSDEFRPTRFIADQSSTGPATVIIAGIAEGFYSVWVPIVVIGVAIIMAFGLCTGFDFANSQIFAMGLYGVAIAAVGMLSTLGVTLATDAYGPIADNAGGNAEMSGQEPYVRQRTDALDSLGNTTAATGKGFAIGSAALTALALLAAYVEEVRVGFERWVEHSAIVETISDDMTNASALKLSSNCIALRTPDRDGLEVKHNNQGFLLFPALNVAQITPGREKIMSAEVGSIIRDLNISELLERGECVDVKTATVPDFSRFYNFSILNPKVLVGIFFGVMVAFVFCAMTMKAVGRAAGAMVDEVRRQFREITGIMENKAEPDYAACVEISTAAAQREMILPAMLGLLSPVVVGVILGVPGVVGLLVGALTSGFAVAIMMANAGGAWDNAKKYIEAGAHGGKGTDAHKATVVGDTVGDPFKDTSGPSLNILIKLMSMVSVVIAGFIIQYALELF is encoded by the coding sequence ATGGCAGCAGAAGCTTCCACGGATCTGGCGATCGAAGCAGAAAACTCAACAGTCGTCATCAGCTGGTGCATTGCCATCGCAGGTGCCATGTTCGCTCTGTTCACAGCCTTTCGCTTTTTCTGCTGGATGGTCAACCAGAGTGAAGGCGATCCCACGATGCGAAAGATAGCCGAGCATGTCCGCGAAGGCGCTCGTGCGTATCTGGATCGTCAATTTAAAGTTGTAACCGTCTTTTTTGCCATCGTCTGTGCCCTGCTGGCGTTCATGGCCTTTGGTTTAAAAACACAGTCGCACTGGGTGCCATTCGCCTTCTTAACCGGAGGCTTCTTTTCTGCGCTGGCAGGCTGGTTCGGAATGCGGACCGCAACACTCGCCTCTGCCCGCACCGCCCATGCTGCCAAGGAATCATTGAACAGCGGTTTACAGGTCGCTTTTCGCAGTGGTGCGGTAATGGGTCTCGTGGTGGTCGGCCTGGGCCTGCTGGATATCACGCTCTGGTTTGGCGTCCTGCACTGGGTGGTGAAAATGCCTCTGGCAGAAATCACGGTCACGATGCTCTGCTTCGGAATGGGTGCCAGCAGCCAGGCACTGTTTGCTCGCGTAGGCGGTGGTATCTTTACCAAAGCGGCCGACGTTGGTGCCGACCTGGTTGGGAAAGTCGAAGCAGGCATTCCCGAAGACGATCCCCGTAACCCGGCGACAATCGCCGATAACGTGGGAGATAACGTCGGCGATGTCGCAGGTATGGGAGCCGACCTTTACGAATCTTATTGCGGGTCGATCCTTGCCAGTGGTGCACTGGGTGTAGCCGCCTATCATGGTTACCCTAAAATGCAGATGATGTGTCTGCTGTTGCCGATGTGCCTGGCTGGCGTGGGAATCTTCCTGTCCGTCACCGGAATTTTTATGGTCCGAACGGAAGAAGGAGCTTCACAGAAGAACCTGCTGAAAGCGCTGGCCAAGGGAATTGACACCAGTGCATTCGGCGTGATTGTCGCGGCACTGGCTTTGGTCTGGATCATGCTGGTCATTCCTTCTCAGTCATCTGGAATACCCGCGGATTCTCCACTCCTGGTGGGTAACAGGCTGTTTGGTGTATTCGGCGCAATTGTCTGCGGACTGGTCTCCGGCTGGCTTATCGGCAAGTGGACCGAATACTCAACCAGTGATGAATTTCGCCCGACCCGCTTTATCGCGGACCAGTCCTCCACTGGACCGGCAACGGTGATCATTGCGGGGATTGCAGAAGGTTTTTACAGCGTCTGGGTTCCGATTGTCGTGATCGGCGTGGCGATCATCATGGCGTTTGGACTTTGTACCGGATTCGATTTTGCCAATTCACAAATCTTTGCGATGGGCCTCTATGGCGTCGCGATTGCTGCCGTCGGAATGTTGAGTACTCTGGGTGTGACGTTGGCAACGGATGCTTATGGCCCTATTGCTGACAACGCCGGTGGCAATGCGGAAATGAGCGGACAGGAACCCTACGTCCGACAGCGAACCGATGCCCTGGACAGCCTGGGAAATACCACTGCTGCCACCGGAAAAGGATTTGCCATCGGTTCTGCCGCTTTGACCGCGCTGGCCTTGCTGGCCGCGTATGTTGAGGAAGTTCGCGTCGGCTTTGAGCGATGGGTCGAACATTCAGCCATTGTGGAAACCATTTCAGATGATATGACTAACGCTTCCGCACTAAAATTAAGCTCGAACTGTATTGCCTTACGGACTCCGGACAGGGATGGCCTGGAAGTGAAACATAACAACCAGGGATTCCTGCTGTTCCCTGCTTTGAATGTCGCTCAGATTACTCCAGGTCGGGAAAAAATCATGAGCGCAGAAGTCGGTTCGATCATTCGTGATCTGAATATTTCAGAACTGCTGGAACGGGGAGAATGCGTAGACGTCAAGACGGCAACGGTGCCCGACTTCTCCCGGTTTTATAATTTTTCCATCCTGAACCCGAAGGTACTGGTCGGGATCTTCTTTGGGGTAATGGTCGCCTTCGTCTTCTGTGCCATGACCATGAAAGCCGTGGGGCGGGCTGCAGGCGCGATGGTGGACGAAGTCCGTCGCCAGTTCCGGGAAATTACAGGTATCATGGAGAATAAGGCCGAACCGGATTACGCCGCCTGTGTCGAAATCAGTACGGCAGCGGCGCAACGGGAAATGATCCTGCCTGCGATGCTGGGTCTGCTTTCACCAGTCGTCGTGGGAGTCATCCTGGGTGTTCCCGGGGTCGTCGGACTGCTGGTGGGTGCCTTGACGAGCGGGTTTGCAGTTGCCATTATGATGGCTAATGCCGGTGGTGCCTGGGATAATGCGAAAAAGTACATTGAAGCAGGCGCTCATGGCGGCAAAGGAACTGATGCGCACAAAGCCACAGTAGTCGGCGACACCGTTGGTGACCCCTTTAAGGACACCAGTGGCCCGAGTCTGAACATCCTGATCAAGCTGATGAGTATGGTTTCTGTTGTCATAGCCGGATTTATTATTCAATACGCACTTGAGTTATTTTAA
- a CDS encoding DNA-directed RNA polymerase subunit alpha C-terminal domain-containing protein, which yields MSVDELIDVKSVLQSSEGVGYSDIERLSQIVCSDQVSELNNEVQALIRSISEGQASAGLSARAGIALHLLGKHKEAVTQLEKVQDNATACFYQAVSLIALKRYAEADQKLEAAAKLGYDSIECSLRRAETLRLVGKLDDAESVLGTISKDAAGRAEYSFQMGCIRSDRGDLYGAIEYFERAVDMDPRHSRAIFRLAGENASRGNDEDAIRLYEQSLSSPPFYLGAILNLGLLYEDMENYPAAAFCFRRILEADPTNEMAAMYLKDIEAADNMYYDEETARNEARMKQLLDRPVTDFELSVRSRNCLHAMDIHTLGDLTRVSENDLLAGKNFGQTSLDEIREMLSSFGLHIGQNLHESLGTDGGYAALPPELADNPATEKPISDLGLSVRSRKCMSRLGIGTIGELLRRSPDELLASRNFGVTSLNEIREKLTEMNLKLRND from the coding sequence GTGAGTGTCGACGAATTAATTGACGTAAAAAGTGTGTTGCAAAGCTCTGAAGGTGTAGGCTACTCGGACATAGAGCGATTGTCACAAATTGTCTGCTCTGACCAGGTTTCAGAGTTGAACAACGAAGTGCAGGCGCTGATCCGAAGTATTTCAGAAGGCCAGGCTTCAGCCGGACTGAGTGCCCGTGCCGGGATCGCCCTGCATCTGCTGGGAAAACACAAAGAAGCAGTCACACAACTGGAAAAAGTGCAAGACAACGCGACGGCCTGTTTTTATCAGGCCGTTTCACTGATTGCTCTGAAGCGATATGCTGAAGCAGACCAGAAGCTGGAAGCGGCTGCCAAACTGGGTTATGACTCCATTGAATGTTCTCTGCGAAGAGCAGAAACTCTGCGTCTGGTTGGGAAACTGGATGATGCTGAATCGGTATTGGGAACGATTTCGAAGGATGCTGCCGGGCGTGCTGAATATTCTTTCCAGATGGGATGCATTCGCTCAGACCGCGGTGACCTTTACGGCGCGATCGAATACTTCGAACGTGCCGTGGATATGGATCCTCGCCATTCACGAGCGATTTTCCGCCTGGCTGGTGAAAACGCTTCTCGTGGAAACGACGAAGATGCAATTCGCCTGTATGAGCAGTCACTCTCCAGTCCGCCGTTCTACCTGGGAGCAATCCTGAATCTGGGACTGTTGTACGAGGATATGGAAAACTATCCTGCTGCAGCTTTCTGTTTCCGCCGCATTCTGGAAGCAGATCCCACAAACGAAATGGCAGCGATGTACCTCAAGGACATCGAAGCTGCTGACAACATGTATTACGATGAAGAGACGGCCCGCAACGAAGCCCGCATGAAGCAGTTGCTGGATCGTCCTGTCACCGACTTCGAACTTTCGGTCCGCAGCCGCAACTGTCTGCATGCGATGGATATTCATACCCTGGGTGATCTGACACGCGTCAGCGAAAATGACCTGCTGGCTGGTAAGAACTTCGGTCAGACATCTCTCGATGAAATCCGCGAAATGCTTTCGTCATTTGGCCTGCATATCGGTCAGAACCTGCATGAGTCTTTGGGAACCGATGGCGGCTACGCTGCTCTGCCTCCCGAACTGGCAGACAACCCTGCCACAGAGAAACCAATTTCCGATCTGGGACTTTCTGTGCGTTCAAGAAAATGCATGTCCCGTCTGGGTATCGGAACTATTGGCGAACTGTTGCGTCGCAGCCCCGATGAGTTACTGGCCAGCCGTAACTTCGGCGTGACCTCACTCAACGAAATTCGGGAAAAACTGACTGAGATGAACCTCAAACTGCGAAACGATTAG